The following coding sequences are from one Tolumonas lignilytica window:
- the can gene encoding carbonate dehydratase has product MKLLNQLFIQNRQWAEQIKAEDPHFFEKLASQQSPEYLWIGCSDSRVPANELLGLLPGDVFVHRNVANLVVHTDFNCLSVIQYAVEVLKVKHIIVCGHYHCGGVIAAMSNQEYGLIDNWLRNIKDIHYKYRSQVDAIDDEHERQNYLCELNVLEQVANVCYTSIVQNAWRREQQLAVHGWIYDVKDGLLRDLEITVDGLAQIPDVYRSSCQKVSAFHQQK; this is encoded by the coding sequence ATGAAACTGCTGAACCAATTATTTATACAGAATCGCCAGTGGGCTGAGCAGATCAAGGCCGAAGATCCTCATTTTTTTGAGAAACTGGCTTCGCAGCAGTCACCGGAATATTTGTGGATCGGCTGTTCCGACAGCCGGGTGCCTGCGAATGAATTGCTGGGCTTGTTACCCGGTGATGTGTTCGTGCATCGCAATGTGGCGAATCTGGTCGTGCATACGGATTTTAACTGTCTGTCCGTGATCCAATATGCTGTGGAAGTCTTGAAGGTCAAACATATCATTGTCTGCGGCCACTATCATTGCGGTGGTGTGATTGCGGCAATGAGTAATCAGGAATATGGCCTGATTGATAACTGGCTGCGCAACATCAAGGATATTCATTATAAATATCGGTCACAGGTTGATGCGATCGACGATGAGCATGAACGGCAGAATTACCTGTGTGAACTGAATGTGCTGGAGCAGGTCGCCAATGTCTGTTACACCTCTATCGTGCAGAATGCATGGCGGCGTGAGCAGCAACTGGCGGTTCATGGCTGGATCTATGATGTCAAAGACGGTTTATTAAGAGACTTGGAAATTACGGTGGATGGCTTAGCGCAAATCCCGGATGTGTATCGTTCTTCTTGTCAGAAGGTCTCTGCGTTTCATCAGCAAAAGTAA
- the rpoH gene encoding RNA polymerase sigma factor RpoH, with translation MSTDLQRNLVLVPQGSLEGYIQAVNSIPMLTAEKERALAEQLQNQGDLEAARQLVMSHLRFVVHIARTYSGYGLPQADLIQEGNIGLMKAVKRFDPTVGVRLVSFAVHWIKAEIHEYVLRNWRMVKVATTKAQRKLFFNLRKTKKRLGWFNQDEVRAVADELGVTPEDVTEMEARMSGQDHSFDGWDDDENDNVFAPAQYLEDKSSDLATVYENDNWDNHAEHRLSYALQGLDERSQQIIRARWLDEDNKLTLQELADRYGVSAERVRQLEKNALKKLKDVLEA, from the coding sequence ATGAGTACTGATCTTCAGCGCAATTTAGTTCTGGTTCCTCAGGGTAGTCTGGAGGGCTATATTCAGGCAGTGAACAGTATCCCGATGCTGACTGCTGAAAAAGAACGGGCACTGGCTGAACAGTTGCAAAATCAGGGTGATCTGGAAGCTGCCCGTCAGCTCGTTATGTCGCACCTGCGTTTTGTGGTACACATCGCGCGCACTTATTCTGGCTACGGATTGCCACAAGCGGATCTGATCCAGGAAGGTAACATCGGCCTGATGAAAGCGGTCAAACGCTTTGATCCGACGGTCGGTGTGCGTCTGGTTTCCTTTGCGGTACATTGGATCAAAGCCGAAATACATGAATATGTGCTGCGCAACTGGCGTATGGTCAAAGTTGCCACCACAAAAGCACAACGTAAGCTATTCTTTAATCTGCGCAAAACCAAAAAACGTCTGGGTTGGTTCAACCAGGATGAAGTGCGTGCAGTAGCAGATGAACTGGGGGTGACCCCGGAAGACGTCACCGAAATGGAAGCCCGGATGAGTGGTCAGGATCATTCGTTTGATGGCTGGGATGACGACGAAAACGATAACGTATTCGCGCCGGCTCAATATCTGGAAGATAAATCGTCTGACCTGGCGACAGTATACGAAAATGACAACTGGGATAATCATGCGGAACACCGTTTGTCGTATGCCCTGCAGGGTCTTGATGAACGCAGTCAGCAGATTATCCGTGCTCGTTGGCTGGATGAAGACAATAAACTGACGCTACAGGAGCTGGCAGACCGTTATGGCGTGTCGGCGGAACGTGTACGTCAGTTGGAAAAGAATGCACTGAAGAAGCTCAAGGATGTGCTAGAGGCATGA
- the ftsX gene encoding permease-like cell division protein FtsX, which translates to MARKSTSHVQSAPGHGSRFSLWIYVHLQQLRLTMREIWHTPLTSLMTIGVIGVSLALPAALMVILKNAESVTAEWQNGTQITLYLQKGTSDAEIQALQARIQQNAQVASVRYISPEQGMSEFKALSGFSDAQAYLSDNPLPPVLEVKPRQAFHSTQESEQLLRSLKQESAVQQAKLDIQWVTRLNGIIALARQLVHLLAGFLVIGLMLTVANTLRLYIFNRRAEIEVMKLVGATDGFIQRPFMYLGFWYGAVGGLVAWWLSEVLLLLSERAVTYLAELYDSNFRLVGLGSADGGLLILLGVSLSMGAAWFSVHKHLREIEPQ; encoded by the coding sequence ATGGCGCGTAAATCAACTTCCCATGTGCAGTCTGCGCCTGGTCATGGCAGTCGTTTCTCGTTGTGGATTTATGTTCACCTGCAGCAACTCCGTCTGACCATGCGTGAAATCTGGCATACCCCGCTGACGTCCCTGATGACCATCGGCGTGATAGGTGTCAGTCTGGCGCTGCCAGCCGCTTTGATGGTGATTCTGAAAAATGCTGAAAGCGTGACGGCCGAATGGCAAAACGGTACGCAAATCACCCTCTATCTGCAGAAGGGGACCAGTGATGCGGAGATCCAGGCGTTGCAGGCCCGTATTCAACAGAACGCGCAGGTGGCATCGGTGCGCTATATCTCACCGGAGCAGGGCATGAGTGAGTTCAAGGCGTTGTCGGGGTTCTCTGACGCACAGGCTTATCTCTCCGATAACCCGTTGCCTCCGGTGCTGGAGGTGAAACCGCGTCAGGCGTTCCACAGCACGCAGGAGAGCGAACAATTACTGCGCAGCCTGAAACAGGAAAGTGCGGTGCAGCAAGCCAAACTGGATATCCAGTGGGTGACCCGGCTGAACGGGATCATTGCATTGGCCCGTCAGTTGGTTCATCTGTTGGCCGGTTTTCTGGTGATCGGGCTGATGCTGACGGTCGCCAATACGCTGCGCTTGTATATTTTTAACCGGCGGGCCGAAATTGAGGTCATGAAACTGGTGGGGGCGACCGATGGTTTTATTCAGCGTCCCTTCATGTATCTCGGTTTCTGGTATGGTGCCGTCGGTGGGTTGGTGGCCTGGTGGCTATCAGAAGTGCTGTTATTACTCAGTGAACGTGCCGTCACTTATCTGGCGGAACTGTATGATAGCAATTTCCGTCTGGTGGGGCTGGGTTCGGCAGATGGCGGTCTATTGATACTGCTGGGCGTGTCGCTCAGCATGGGCGCTGCCTGGTTTTCCGTGCATAAACACTTGCGTGAAATTGAACCCCAATAA